The Raphanus sativus cultivar WK10039 chromosome 2, ASM80110v3, whole genome shotgun sequence genome includes a region encoding these proteins:
- the LOC130508064 gene encoding COP9 signalosome complex subunit 6b, whose translation MAPSSSSGLTFKLHPLVMLNISDHFTRVKTQLNPPASSCATGNNPSTGDATTLTQDFRVYGCVIGAQKGRTVEIFNSFELLLDPTTDTLDRSFLEKKQELYQKVFPNYYILGWYSTGSDANESDMSIHKALMDINESPVYVLLNPAINHAQKDLPVTIYESEFHVIDGIPQPIFVNASYTIETVEAERISVDHVAHLKPSDGGSAATQLAAHLTGIHSAIKMLNSRIRVLHQYLGAMQKGDIPCDNSLLRQVASLLRSLPAAQSEKFEEDFLMEYNDKLLMSYLAMITNCTSNMNEVVDKFNTAYERNSRRGGRTPFM comes from the exons ATGGCGCCTTCTTCCTCGAGCGGCCTGACCTTCAAGCTTCACCCTTTGGTGATGCTCAACATCTCAGATCACTTCACTAGGGTGAAAACTCAGCTCAACCCTCCAGCCTCTTCCTGCGCGACCGGCAATAACCCCAGCACCGGCGACGCGACGACGCTCACTCaggattttagggtttatgggTGCGTGATCGGTGCCCAGAAAGGACGGACGGTTGAGATCTTCAATAGCTTCGAGCTTTTGTTAGATCCTACTACTGATACTCTCGATAGATCCTTCTTAGAGAAGAAGCAAGAGCTCt ATCAGAAGGTGTTTCCTAACTACTACATATTGGGATGGTACTCTACTGGAAGCGATGCTAATGAATCTGACATGAGTATCCACAAAGCT CTGATGGACATTAATGAATCTCCTGTTTATGTCCTTTTGAATCCTGCTATCAATCACGCTCAGAAGGATCTCCCTGTTACTATCTATGAAAGTG AATTCCATGTCATTGATGGGATTCCTCAGCCAATTTTCGTGAATGCAAGCTACACAATCGAG ACTGTCGAGGCTGAAAGAATATCGGTTGATCATGTTGCACACCTTAAGCCATCTGATGGAGGCTCAGCAGCGACTCAAT TGGCTGCTCATCTCACTGGCATACACAGTGCCATCAAGATGCTTAATAGCAGAATCAGAGTGCTCCATCAATACCTTGGCGCAATGCAGAAAG GTGATATTCCTTGCGACAACTCACTTCTGAGGCAAGTAGCTAGTCTGCTCAGAAGTCTGCCTGCCGCACAATCAGAAAAGTTTGAAGAGGATTTCTTAATG GAGTACAACGACAAATTGCTGATGTCTTACCTAGCAATGATCACAAATTGTACCAG CAACATGAACGAGGTGGTTGACAAATTCAACACTGCATACGAGAGGAACAGTCGAAGAGGCGGTAGGACTCCATTCATGTAG
- the LOC130508066 gene encoding probable WRKY transcription factor 34, translated as MAGFSNNLAVLGEWRDCSPNQRKRSKAELDREVSLEEDVKDDKDFLQTMFQEKPCCYSRGGLSERIAARSGFNVPTSINTESSTLGSLCLNISSPGVSPASLLESPVFLSNPLLSPTTGKLSYLPSDHKAKDEFFDPTTIGLEPDDSQAYEQTHDIGLGDSMASSGAPADDGYNWRKYGQKLVKGSEYPRSYYKCTHPNCEVKKKVERSREGHITEIIYAKNHNHPKPSPNRRSGIGSSGTCNDMQLDGTEQQESFAGTDENVEWTSPVSHSGSMQVQSGTQFGYGDAAFFNVEGEEERTSHMSLSIGGNGEADESEPKRRKLEACASRTTREPKVVVQTTSDIDILEDGYRWRKYGQKVVKGNPNPRSYYKCTANGCIVTKHVERASDDLTSVLTTYIGKHTHEVPAARNNSSHLSPGSSGTIPGGLATQTQNHQVHYPVPHSSSEGMVTANSSLFDFQTPMRPPPWAGFSAYGGETELLGLSISGLAIGQERFTGLPTPAIGDTAEMMLQLPAEPKVEPVSQQELGLSRSSLIYSDMSRLPQI; from the exons ATGGCTGGTTTTAGTAATAACCTTGCTGTACTGGGAGAATGGAGAGACTGTAGTCCTAACCAAAGGAAGAGATCCAAAGCGGAACTTGATAGAGAGGTTTCTTTAGAAGAAGACGTCAAGGATGATAAAGACTTTCTGCAAACCATGTTTCAAGAGAAACCGTGTTGTTATTCACGAGGTGGTCTTAGTGAAAGGATTGCTGCTAGATCCGGGTTTAATGTACCTACTAGTATAAACACTGAGAGTAGTACTCTTGGGTCACTATGTTTAAACATCTCTTCTCCTGGTGTTAGTCCTGCATCTCTGCTAGAGTCTCCTGTCTTCCTCTCAAACCCTTTg CTATCTCCAACAACAGGAAAGCTCTCATATCTACCTTCAGATCATAAAGCTAAGGATGAGTTCTTTGATCCTACAACCATCGGTTTAGAACCTGATGATTCTCAGGCCTATGAGCAGACACATGACATTGGCTTAGGAGACTCGATGGCATCGAGTGGTGCACCTGCAGATGATGGATACAACTGGAGGAAATACGGACAGAAGCTAGTTAAAGGAAGCGAGTATCCACGTAGCTATTACAAGTGCACACACCCAAACTGTGAGGTGAAGAAGAAGGTTGAACGGTCCAGGGAAGGTCATATTACAGAGATCATATACGCAAAAAATCATAATCACCCAAAACCTTCACCTAACCGCCGTTCAGGCATTGGATCATCTGGGACATGCAATGACATGCAACTAGATGGAACCGAACAACAAGAAAGTTTTGCTGGAACTGATGAGAACGTAGAATGGACATCACCTGTAAGCCATTCTGGATCAATGCAGGTTCAAAGCGGAACTCAGTTCGGGTATGGTGATGCAGCCTTCTTTAACGTTGAAGGTGAAGAAGAGCGAACGTCCCACATGAGTCTTTCCATTGGTGGCAACGGAGAAGCAGATGAATCCGAGCCAAAGAGAAG GAAACTGGAAGCTTGTGCATCACGAACCACCCGTGAGCCAAAGGTCGTGGTGCAGACCACAAGTGATATTGACATCCTCGAGGATGGCTATCGCTGGCGCAAGTATGGACAAAAAGTTGTTAAAGGAAACCCGAATCCAAG GAGCTACTACAAATGCACAGCTAATGGATGCATCGTAACGAAGCATGTGGAGAGAGCTTCCGATGACCTAACGTCCGTATTAACCACATACATAGGCAAGCACACCCATGAAGTACCTGCAGCACGCAACAATAGCAGCCACCTGAGTCCAGGCAGCTCAGGGACCATCCCAGGCGGTTTAGCGACTCAGACCCAGAACCACCAAGTGCACTATCCAGTGCCACACAGTAGCTCTGAGGGAATGGTCACAGCCAATTCATCTCTATTTGACTTCCAGACAcccatgagacctcctccttgGGCTGGTTTCTCGGCTTACGGTGGCGAAACTGAGCTTCTGGGTCTTTCAATATCAGGTTTAGCTATCGGACAAGAGAGGTTCACCGGCCTGCCAACGCCTGCAATTGGTGATACAGCTGAGATGATGTTGCAGCTACCAGCAGAGCCCAAGGTGGAACCAGTGTCACAACAGGAACTTGGACTCTCGAGGAGCTCACTGATATACAGCGATATGAGTAGATTACCACAAATATGA
- the LOC108849070 gene encoding WPP domain-interacting protein 1, whose amino-acid sequence MDLESESSALESIGDNGLIHQTSINTAAAAADADDDNNNGRSLDQEGSFSDDSVKLVSTRSDETSVDVGKALNLGSSHSPVLSKGRGLRKWRRIRRDLVKDTSGNMENSKVLKRGLSGSLAHSHGNKQMLFQSPEIEQESQGSVGSVNMLKSGGGGGDGFEMLRSGFDDARFMAGIGFSAGKDDDRSSKSSTPVIGSSGQRGGKGRVENSKKHRGESVEKENSHSSLESDSRKPSSGSLMMNYKGRVGDEADMNGETSKRNDDGEEESLNNNNGFSEELDPLTEAIDGFITLQEALEKEVQHYREIGKETMPQHHEGASEVSSPGSEIVTLVNTVEQLEIKLKETKSMLEVKESHIRELESTTNQNKHSWGGETRNVYGGTETVVEEIFRQRIEAEIEYLIYSRSIDKLVETQESLAEEQANETLDKLDKVQTKAASLRNRVQDLQNECIETTGSIKKRACKITSCFLIQLVLLLTVALVFVSQLVPESSDIVVVPT is encoded by the exons ATGGATTTGGAGAGTGAAAGCTCTGCGCTTGAGTCTATTGGTGATAATGGTTTGATCCATCAAACTTCCATCAAcactgctgctgctgctgctgatgctgatgatgataataataatgGTAGGAGTTTGGATCAGGAAGGGTCCTTCTCAGACGACAGTGTGAAGCTTGTTTCGACCAGAAGTGATGAGACATCTGTTGACGTGGGTAAAGCGTTGAATTTGGGTTCTTCTCACTCTCCGGTTCTTTCAAAAGGGCGTGGTTTGAGGAAATGGAGGCGGATCAGGAGAGACCTTGTGAAAGACACGTCTGGTAACATGGAGAATAGTAAAGTTCTGAAGAGAGGCTTGTCCGGCTCTCTTGCTCATTCACATGGTAATAAACAGATGCTGTTTCAGTCGCCGGAGATTGAGCAAGAGAGTCAAGGGTCTGTTGGGTCTGTGAATATGTTGAAAAGTGGTGGGGGAGGTGGTGATGGTTTTGAGATGCTTAGGAGTGGTTTTGATGATGCTAGGTTTATGGCAGGGATTGGTTTTTCAGCTGGAAAGGATGATGATCGAAGTAGCAAGTCCTCTACGCCAGTGATTGGTAGCTCAGGTCAGAGAGGAGGGAAAGGTCGGGTAGAGAATAGTAAGAAGCATAGAGGAGAAAGCGTGGAGAAGGAGAACTCTCATTCCAGCTTGGAATCTGATTCGAGAAAGCCTAGTAGTGGTAGCCTAATGATGAACTACAAGGGAAGGGTTGGCGATGAAGCTGATATGAATGGAGAAACTTCAAAGAGAAATGATGATGGTGAAGAAGAGTCATTAAACAATAACAATGGTTTCTCAGAGGAGCTGGATCCGTTAACAGAGGCCATTGATGGTTTCATCACCTTGCAAGAAGCTCTTGAAAAAG AGGTTCAGCACTACCGGGAGATCGGGAAGGAGACGATGCCACAGCATCATGAAGGAGCCAGTGAGGTAAGCTCACCTGGCTCAGAGATTGTGACCCTGGTGAACACTGTTGAACAGCTGGAGATCAAGCTAAAAGAAACAAAGTCCATGCTTGAGGTGAAAGAATCACACATTCGTGAGCTCGAATCCACCACGAACCAAAACAAACACTCGTGGGGAGGAGAAACAAGAAACGTTTATGGAGGAACAGAGACTGTGGTCGAAGAGATCTTCCGGCAAAGGATCGAGGCTGAGATTGAATATCTGATATATTCAAGATCCATTGATAAGCTGGTTGAAACACAAGAGTCACTGGCAGAGGAGCAAGCTAATGAGACGCTGGACAAGCTGGACAAAGTTCAAACGAAGGCTGCAAGTTTAAGAAACAGAGTTCAAGACCTGCAAAACGAGTGCATAGAAACCACAGGAAGCATCAAGAAGAGAGCATGTAAGATCACTTCATGCTTCCTTATACAGTTAGTGTTACTGCTAACGGTAGCTTTGGTGTTCGTGTCTCAATTGGTGCCGGAGTCGTCTGATATCGTTGTTGTACCCACCTga
- the LOC108842491 gene encoding probable calcium-binding protein CML21, giving the protein MGGAVTKPDGQETKLEAKIIEAVQRRASRGTTMKSFNSIVLKFPKIDEGLRNCKAIFQEFDEDSSGSIDHTELKNCFRKLEISFEEDEINDLFEACDINEDMGITFTEFIVLLCLVYLLKDDSSTLQKKWRLGMPKLEPTFETLVDTFVFLDENKDGLVSREEMVRAIDESGERSSGRIAMKRFEEMDWDKNGMVNFKEFLFAFTQWVGIDESEEDDDDDNKA; this is encoded by the exons ATGGGAGGTGCGGTGACGAAACCTGATGGTCAAGAGACAAAGCTAGAGGCTAAGATCATAGAAGCCGTGCAACGCAGGGCATCGAGAGGAACCACGATGAAATCGTTCAACAGCATTGTTCTCAAGTTCCCAAAGATCGACGAGGGTCTTCGAAACTGCAAAGCTATCTTCCAAGAGTTTG ATGAGGATTCGAGTGGGTCTATTGATCACACGGAGCTAAAGAACTGTTTCAGGAAGCTAGAGATCTCGTTCGAGGAAGACGAGATCAATGACTTGTTCGAGGCTTGTGATATTAACGAAGATATGGGGATTACGTTCACCGAGTTCATTGTTCTTCTCTGTCTCGTCTATCTTCTTAAGGACGATTCATCCACCCTCCAAAAG AAATGGAGACTGGGAATGCCGAAGCTGGAACCAACGTTTGAGACGCTGGTGGACACGTTCGTGTTCCTGGATGAGAACAAGGATGGTCTAGTTAGCCGCGAGGAGATGGTCCGAGCCATTGATGAATCTGGAGAACGATCCTCCGGGAGGATTGCAATGAAAAGATTCG AGGAGATGGACTGGGACAAGAATGGGATGGTGAACTTCAAAGAGTTCTTGTTCGCGTTTACTCAGTGGGTTGGAATAGATGAGAGTGAAGAAGACGACGATGATGATAACAAGGCTTGA
- the LOC108842490 gene encoding KH domain-containing protein At4g26480: protein MMMMTSLGGGGGGGGGGGGGVGPVGGGGRFMPYPPPLSMPPSAPQSPNFSGGLRSQPSFLVEQEKYLSELLAERQKLTPFLPVLPHVCRLMNQEILRVTTLLENAISQSRFDHPSPLSSGGIFQNSRADMNGWPSQFPSERSVSSSPAPNWLNSPGSSSGLIVKRTIRVDIPVDQYPNYNFVGRLLGPRGNSLKRVEASTDCRVLIRGRGSIKDPVKEEMMRGKPGYEHLNEQLHILIEAELPIELVDARLMQAREILDDLLTPVEETHDFYKKQQLRELALLNGSLREEGSPMSGSVSPYNSLGMKRAKTRD, encoded by the exons atgatgatgatgacttcactcggtggtggtggtggaggaggaggaggaggaggtggtggtgttGGACCTGTCGGTGGAGGAGGGAGATTTATGCCGTATCCACCACCTCTTTCTATGCCTCCGTCGGCTCCTCAGTCACCTAACTTCTCTGGTGGTCTCCGATCACAACCTTCTTTCCTCGTTGAGCAGGAGAA GTATCTTTCTGAGTTACTTGCAGAGCGTCAGAAACTTACGCCCTTCTTACCTGTTCTTCCACATGTCTGCCGACTCATGAACCAAG aaaTATTGCGTGTAACCACGCTGTTGGAGAATGCTATAAGTCAGAGTAGGTTTGATCACCCTAGCCCTCTCTCTTCTGGagggatattccagaactcaaGAGCTGACATGAACGGATGGCCCTCTCAATTTCCATCAGAA AGATCTGTTTCATCATCTCCAGCACCAAATTGGCTAAACTCTCCTGGTAGCTCCTCAGGTCTCATCGTAAAACGAACAATCAGGGTGGATATTCCAGTTGATCAATACCCAAAC TACAATTTTGTGGGTCGACTCTTGGGTCCTAGAGGAAACTCTCTCAAACGAGTTGAAGCTAGTACTGACTGCCGTGTTCTTATAAGGGGGAGAGGCAGCATTAAAGATCCGGTTAAG GAGGAAATGATGAGAGGGAAGCCTGGTTATGAGCACCTGAACGAACAACTCCACATCTTAATCGAGGCAGAGCTACCCATTGAGTTAGTGGATGCACGTCTCATGCAAGCTCGTGAAATCCTAGACGATCTACTTACTCCTGTG GAGGAAACACATGACTTCTACAAGAAACAACAGCTCAGGGAACTGGCTCTACTCAACGGTAGTCTTCGAGAAGAAGGATCTCCAATGTCTGGTTCCGTCTCTCCTTACAATAGCCTCGGCATGAAGAGAGCCAAGACAAGGGACTAA
- the LOC108841297 gene encoding nicotianamine synthase 2-like, which produces MACQKALFEKQILDLYNQISNLESLKPSKNVDTSFQQLMSICLPTETNIDVEKLCPKVQNIRTNLIKLRSEAIGYSEQYFSTVLGSLEDNPLRHLDLYPYYTNYLKLSKVEFDLLTLHTSHVPTKIAFVGSGSLPFTSIILAKFHLLNTTFHNFDIDPQANSLAYQLVSRDPDLSSRIIFHTMDILNATDILRDYDVVFLASLVGVDKEAKFKVIEHLEKHMAPGALLMLRSAKGLRAFLYIDVDPCDLRGFEVLETYHPSLSDGFVNSVMVARKLSD; this is translated from the coding sequence ATGGCTTGCCAAAAGGCTCTTTTCGAGAAGCAAATTCTCGACTTGTATAACCAAATCTCCAATCTCGAGAGCCTTAAACCTTCCAAAAATGTCGACACTTCATTCCAACAGCTCATGTCCATATGCTTGCCCACAGAGACAAACATCGACGTCGAGAAGTTGTGCCCAAAAGTCCAAAACATCAGAACGAATCTCATCAAACTACGTAGTGAAGCTATAGGGTATTCAGAGCAATACTTCTCTACAGTCTTGGGATCTCTCGAAGACAACCCGCTTCGCCATTTAGATCTCTACCCTTACTACACCAACTACCTCAAACTGAGCAAGGTCGAGTTTGATCTCCTCACGCTACACACGAGCCATGTCCCAACCAAGATCGCGTTCGTTGGTTCCGGTTCGTTGCCCTTCACATCCATCATCTTAGCTAAGTTCCACCTCCTAAACACGACGTTCCACAACTTTGACATCGACCCTCAAGCCAATTCCCTCGCCTACCAACTTGTATCACGTGATCCTGATCTTTCCAGTCGCATAATCTTTCACACAATGGATATACTCAACGCCACAGACATTCTACGTGACTACGATGTTGTTTTCTTGGCATCTCTTGTTGGGGTTGATAAAGAAGCAAAATTCAAAGTCATTGAACACTTGGAGAAACACATGGCTCCTGGAGCTCTTCTCATGCTTAGGAGTGCTAAAGGCCTTAGAGCGTTCCTGTATATAGACGTTGATCCTTGTGATCTAAGAGGTTTTGAGGTCTTGGAGACTTATCACCCGTCGTTGTCAGATGGGTTTGTGAACTCGGTTATGGTCGCACGCAAACTCAGCGATTGA
- the LOC130508063 gene encoding uncharacterized protein At4g26485-like — MIIVNHQSVTYVDELSKKYMDAMVNVRMLTRFGCDVQHEVDVHTMSFDHCLSLRRYDRIVFNFPHAGSRFFGREFSSNAIEGHRVLVQGFLENAKEMLEENGEIHITHKTTYPFSDWEIKSLAKAEGLKLVKESKFELSHYPGYTNKRGSGGRRSDDYFPVGECSTLMFIQKRKH, encoded by the exons ATGATCATCGTTAATCATCAAAGTGTTACATATGTAGATGAATTGAGCAAAAAATATATGGATGCGATGGTTAACGTACGCATGTTGACGAGATTCGGGTGCGATGTCCAGCATGAGGTTGACGTGCACACAATGAGCTTCGACCACTGTCTGAGCCTGAGGCGCTATGACCGCATTGTATTCAACTTCCCTCACGCAGGGTCTCGTTTCTTCGGACGTGAATTTTCCTCTAACGCCATCga GGGCCATCGAGTGCTAGTTCAGGGGTTCCTTGAGAACGCTAAGGAGATGTTAGAAGAGAACGGGGAGATTCATATCACACACAAGACAACGTATCCGTTCTCCGATTGGGAGATAAAGAGTCTAGCTAAAGCAGAAGGTTTAAAGCTGGTTAAGGAGTCAAAGTTCGAGCTTAGTCATTATCCTGGTTATACCAACAAGAGAGGTAGTGGGGGACGTCGGAGTGATGATTACTTTCCCGTTGGAGAATGTTCTACTCTCATGTTTATCCAAAAGAGAAAACATTGA